A DNA window from Salvelinus sp. IW2-2015 unplaced genomic scaffold, ASM291031v2 Un_scaffold1234, whole genome shotgun sequence contains the following coding sequences:
- the LOC112070140 gene encoding zinc finger protein 681-like has product MSKLQSFQEFLYERLTAFAGAEISGEFAKAVAEYQEENDRLRRLLRITPEIQLCRIDSLQLSVSEEEVPPEQQHCEQEWSPSLGQEDPETIQIKEEQEEVRTSQEEEQLQGLFDTKDSIFTPSCLKSECDLEDPLQSLTLPQTQTVENRESHSKPVDLMPLSRHMRIHTGEKAFICGDCGKSFIRKAHLTRHKLTHTGEKPFTCGDCGKSFRLKGNLTTHKLTHTREKSFICGDCGKSFRLKGNLTTHKLTHTGEKPFSCGDCGKSFNRKVSLTEHKLTHTGEKPFSCGDCGKSFIRRCI; this is encoded by the exons ATGTCTAAACTACAGTCGTTTCAAGAGTTTTTATATGAGCGTTTAACGGCGTTTGCTGGTGCAGAGATTTCCGGGGAATTTGCGAAAGCAGTAGCGGAGTACCAGGAGGAGAATGATCGGCTACGGAGACTGCTGCGGATCACACCGGAGATACAACTATGTAGAATAG actccctgcagctctctgtctctgaagaggaggttccccctgagcagcagcactgtgagcaggagtggagccccagtctgggaCAGGAGGACCCAGAGACCAtacagattaaagaggaacaggaggaagtcaggaccagtcaggaggaagagcagcttcaaggGCTCTTTGATACCAAAGACTCCATATTCACTCCTTCCTGTTTGAAAAGTGAATGTGATCTGGAGGACCCACTTCAGTCCTTGACTCTTCCCCAAACCCAGACTGTGGAGAACAGAGAAAGTCACTCTAAACCAGTGGATCTCATGCCTCTGTCCAGGCACATgaggattcacacaggagagaaggcaTTTATCTGTGGTGATTGTGGGAAAAGCTTTATTCGCAAGGCGCACCTAACCAGGCataaactgactcacacaggagagaaaccattcacctgtggtgactgtgggaaaagctttcgTCTCAAAGGGAACCTAACCACTCACAAACTGACTCACACCAGAGAGAAATCATTtatctgtggtgactgtgggaaaagcttccgTCTCAAAGGGAACCTAACCACTCataaactgactcacacaggagagaaaccatttagctgtggtgactgtgggaaaagcttcaatcgTAAGGTGAGCCTAACTGAACataaactgactcacacaggagagaaaccatttagctgtggtgactgtgggaaaagcttcattCGAAGGTGCATCTAA